The following coding sequences lie in one Benincasa hispida cultivar B227 unplaced genomic scaffold, ASM972705v1 Contig916, whole genome shotgun sequence genomic window:
- the LOC120070104 gene encoding uncharacterized protein At4g06598 isoform X2, translating into MQCGRRISSVETCAVNAMENSKVLSNMRNVIYSGKHALLPPKSPFPSGSSSYADYFPNPIIGSRALQNPREGNVQHHRTSSESLLMEEQPSWLDDLLNEPETPIQRGGHRRSSSDSFAYLDAGNVSNENHTQDDSQCKNMYLPSWASQGFDSHQTSLYMKANWIKQKNRTRELPPTTLTANPGARPSAKSSILLENSRSLSTPQEANEFASSSEKQDSAETGLPDRKLSERMDSSHVKPGPADTDNKRAKQQFAQRSRVRKLQYIAELERNVQALQANGSEVSAELEFLSQQNLILGMENKALKQRLESLSQEQLIKYLEHEVLEREIGRLRMLYQQQQQPQPPPSTLKRTKSRDLETQFAKLSLRQKDAHTGSESVAGPVQI; encoded by the exons AAACTTGTGCAGTCAATGCCATGGAGAATTCCAAGGTGTTATCAAACATGAGAAATGTGATTTATTCTGGAAAGCATGCTCTGCTTCCTCCTAAGAGTCCATTTCCTAGTGGTTCCTCCTCATATGCTGATTATTTCCCTAATCCCATTATTGGGTCAAGAGCACTGCAGAATCCCAGAGAGGGAAATGTGCAACATCATAGAACATCATCTGAAAGTCTTCTGATGGAGGAACAGCCTTCTTGGCTTGATGATCTCCTCAATGAACCTGAAACACCAATTCAAAGAGGTGGTCATCGACGTTCATCAAGTGACTCCTTTGCTTACTTAGATGCAGGAAATGTTTCAAATGAAAATCATACACAAGATGACTCCCAATGTAAAAATATGTATTTACCTTCCTGGGCATCACAAGGTTTTGATTCCCATCAAACTTCGTTATATATGAAAGCAAACTGGATCAAACAGAAGAACAGGACACGGGAATTGCCTCCAACTACATTGACAGCTAACCCAGGTGCCCGCCCTTCTGCCAAAAGTAGCATTCTTCTTGAAAACTCAAGGTCGTTGAGTACACCACAGGAAGCAAATGAGTTTGCATCAAGTTCTGAAAAGCAGGATTCAGCAGAAACTGGTCTGCCTGATCGAAAGTTATCTGAGAGAATGGACAGTTCCCATGTTAAGCCAGGTCCGGCTGATACAGATAATAAAAGAGCTAAACA GCAATTTGCTCAACGGTCACGTGTACGAAAACTTCAGTACATTGCGGAGCTAGAAAGGAACGTACAAGCCTTACAAGCAAATGGTTCTGAAGTTTCTGCCGAGCTTGAATTTCTCAGTCAGCAAAACTTAATTCTTGGCATGGAGAATAAAGCATTGAAACAGCGATTGGAAAGTTTATCTCAGGAGCAGCTTATAAAATACC TGGAACATGAAGTACTGGAGAGGGAGATTGGAAGACTAAGAATGTTGTACCAACAGCAGCAACAGCCACAGCCACCACCTTCCACCCTTAAACGCACCAAAAGCCGAGACCTCGAGACGCAGTTTGCTAAGCTCTCTTTGAGACAGAAGGATGCACATACAGGTTCCGAGTCTGTGGCGGGTCCAGTCCAAATCTAG
- the LOC120070104 gene encoding uncharacterized protein At4g06598 isoform X1: protein MFVFEDLISLLFSDFDFPSSLSCMYVVKWCRAESENSLYLSIINFSAHETCAVNAMENSKVLSNMRNVIYSGKHALLPPKSPFPSGSSSYADYFPNPIIGSRALQNPREGNVQHHRTSSESLLMEEQPSWLDDLLNEPETPIQRGGHRRSSSDSFAYLDAGNVSNENHTQDDSQCKNMYLPSWASQGFDSHQTSLYMKANWIKQKNRTRELPPTTLTANPGARPSAKSSILLENSRSLSTPQEANEFASSSEKQDSAETGLPDRKLSERMDSSHVKPGPADTDNKRAKQQFAQRSRVRKLQYIAELERNVQALQANGSEVSAELEFLSQQNLILGMENKALKQRLESLSQEQLIKYLEHEVLEREIGRLRMLYQQQQQPQPPPSTLKRTKSRDLETQFAKLSLRQKDAHTGSESVAGPVQI, encoded by the exons ATGTTTGTATTCGAGGATCTCATCTCTCTCCTCTTTTCGGATTTCGATTTTCCAAGTAGCTTGAGCTGTATGTATGTCGTGAAATGGTGCAGAGCCGAGTCGGAAAATTCTTTGTATTTGTCGATCATCAATTTCTCTGCGCACG AAACTTGTGCAGTCAATGCCATGGAGAATTCCAAGGTGTTATCAAACATGAGAAATGTGATTTATTCTGGAAAGCATGCTCTGCTTCCTCCTAAGAGTCCATTTCCTAGTGGTTCCTCCTCATATGCTGATTATTTCCCTAATCCCATTATTGGGTCAAGAGCACTGCAGAATCCCAGAGAGGGAAATGTGCAACATCATAGAACATCATCTGAAAGTCTTCTGATGGAGGAACAGCCTTCTTGGCTTGATGATCTCCTCAATGAACCTGAAACACCAATTCAAAGAGGTGGTCATCGACGTTCATCAAGTGACTCCTTTGCTTACTTAGATGCAGGAAATGTTTCAAATGAAAATCATACACAAGATGACTCCCAATGTAAAAATATGTATTTACCTTCCTGGGCATCACAAGGTTTTGATTCCCATCAAACTTCGTTATATATGAAAGCAAACTGGATCAAACAGAAGAACAGGACACGGGAATTGCCTCCAACTACATTGACAGCTAACCCAGGTGCCCGCCCTTCTGCCAAAAGTAGCATTCTTCTTGAAAACTCAAGGTCGTTGAGTACACCACAGGAAGCAAATGAGTTTGCATCAAGTTCTGAAAAGCAGGATTCAGCAGAAACTGGTCTGCCTGATCGAAAGTTATCTGAGAGAATGGACAGTTCCCATGTTAAGCCAGGTCCGGCTGATACAGATAATAAAAGAGCTAAACA GCAATTTGCTCAACGGTCACGTGTACGAAAACTTCAGTACATTGCGGAGCTAGAAAGGAACGTACAAGCCTTACAAGCAAATGGTTCTGAAGTTTCTGCCGAGCTTGAATTTCTCAGTCAGCAAAACTTAATTCTTGGCATGGAGAATAAAGCATTGAAACAGCGATTGGAAAGTTTATCTCAGGAGCAGCTTATAAAATACC TGGAACATGAAGTACTGGAGAGGGAGATTGGAAGACTAAGAATGTTGTACCAACAGCAGCAACAGCCACAGCCACCACCTTCCACCCTTAAACGCACCAAAAGCCGAGACCTCGAGACGCAGTTTGCTAAGCTCTCTTTGAGACAGAAGGATGCACATACAGGTTCCGAGTCTGTGGCGGGTCCAGTCCAAATCTAG
- the LOC120070104 gene encoding uncharacterized protein At4g06598 isoform X3, translated as MENSKVLSNMRNVIYSGKHALLPPKSPFPSGSSSYADYFPNPIIGSRALQNPREGNVQHHRTSSESLLMEEQPSWLDDLLNEPETPIQRGGHRRSSSDSFAYLDAGNVSNENHTQDDSQCKNMYLPSWASQGFDSHQTSLYMKANWIKQKNRTRELPPTTLTANPGARPSAKSSILLENSRSLSTPQEANEFASSSEKQDSAETGLPDRKLSERMDSSHVKPGPADTDNKRAKQQFAQRSRVRKLQYIAELERNVQALQANGSEVSAELEFLSQQNLILGMENKALKQRLESLSQEQLIKYLEHEVLEREIGRLRMLYQQQQQPQPPPSTLKRTKSRDLETQFAKLSLRQKDAHTGSESVAGPVQI; from the exons ATGGAGAATTCCAAGGTGTTATCAAACATGAGAAATGTGATTTATTCTGGAAAGCATGCTCTGCTTCCTCCTAAGAGTCCATTTCCTAGTGGTTCCTCCTCATATGCTGATTATTTCCCTAATCCCATTATTGGGTCAAGAGCACTGCAGAATCCCAGAGAGGGAAATGTGCAACATCATAGAACATCATCTGAAAGTCTTCTGATGGAGGAACAGCCTTCTTGGCTTGATGATCTCCTCAATGAACCTGAAACACCAATTCAAAGAGGTGGTCATCGACGTTCATCAAGTGACTCCTTTGCTTACTTAGATGCAGGAAATGTTTCAAATGAAAATCATACACAAGATGACTCCCAATGTAAAAATATGTATTTACCTTCCTGGGCATCACAAGGTTTTGATTCCCATCAAACTTCGTTATATATGAAAGCAAACTGGATCAAACAGAAGAACAGGACACGGGAATTGCCTCCAACTACATTGACAGCTAACCCAGGTGCCCGCCCTTCTGCCAAAAGTAGCATTCTTCTTGAAAACTCAAGGTCGTTGAGTACACCACAGGAAGCAAATGAGTTTGCATCAAGTTCTGAAAAGCAGGATTCAGCAGAAACTGGTCTGCCTGATCGAAAGTTATCTGAGAGAATGGACAGTTCCCATGTTAAGCCAGGTCCGGCTGATACAGATAATAAAAGAGCTAAACA GCAATTTGCTCAACGGTCACGTGTACGAAAACTTCAGTACATTGCGGAGCTAGAAAGGAACGTACAAGCCTTACAAGCAAATGGTTCTGAAGTTTCTGCCGAGCTTGAATTTCTCAGTCAGCAAAACTTAATTCTTGGCATGGAGAATAAAGCATTGAAACAGCGATTGGAAAGTTTATCTCAGGAGCAGCTTATAAAATACC TGGAACATGAAGTACTGGAGAGGGAGATTGGAAGACTAAGAATGTTGTACCAACAGCAGCAACAGCCACAGCCACCACCTTCCACCCTTAAACGCACCAAAAGCCGAGACCTCGAGACGCAGTTTGCTAAGCTCTCTTTGAGACAGAAGGATGCACATACAGGTTCCGAGTCTGTGGCGGGTCCAGTCCAAATCTAG